Proteins found in one Zea mays cultivar B73 chromosome 1, Zm-B73-REFERENCE-NAM-5.0, whole genome shotgun sequence genomic segment:
- the LOC103643865 gene encoding beta-glucosidase 7 has protein sequence MIAVRWAALLVALVVACGSAAAGAAAGEGPNWLGGLSRAAFPKDFVFGTATSAYQVEGAASTNGRGPSTWDAFVHTPGNIVYNQTADVAVDQYHRYREDVDLMKSLNFDAYRFSISWSRIFPDGEGRVNPEGVAYYNNLINYLLRKGITPYANLYHSDLPLALQNKYGGWLNAKMAKLFTDYADFCFKTFGDRVKHWFTFNEPRIVALLGYDAGSIPPQRCTKCSAGGNSATEPYIVAHNFLLSHAAAVSRYRNKYQAAQKGKVGIVLDFNWYEALTNSTEDQAAAQRARDFHVGWFADPLINGHYPQIMQDIVKERLPKFTPEQAKLVKGSADYIGINQYTASYVKGQKLLQQKPTSYSADWQVQYVLERNGKPIGPQANSKWLYIVPEGMYGCVNYLKHKYGNPTVFITENGMDQPGNLTRGQYLHDTTRVQFYKGYLAELRKAIDDGADVAGYFAWSLLDNFEWQSGYTSKFGIVYVDFSTPKLERHPKASAYWFRDMLQKHL, from the exons ATGATTGCTGTTCGATGGGCGGCGCTGCTGGTCGCGCTGGTGGTGGCGTGCGGCAGCGCTGCTGCAGGTGCAGCGGCGGGGGAAGGACCTAACTGGCTGGGCGGGCTGAGCCGGGCGGCGTTCCCCAAGGACTTCGTGTTCGGGACCGCGACGTCGGCGTACCAGGTCGAGGGCGCCGCGTCCACCAACGGCCGAGGCCCCTCCACCTGGGACGCGTTCGTGCACACCCCAG GAAACATTGTATACAATCAGACGGCAGATGTCGCAGTGGATCAATATCATCGCTACAGG GAAGATGTCGACCTCATGAAAAGTTTGAATTTTGATGCCTACCGGTTTTCAATCTCATGGTCCAGGATCTTCCCAG ATGGCGAGGGAAGAGTCAATCCAGAAGGTGTTGCCTATTACAACAATCTGATAAACTACCTGCTTCGGAAAG GCATTACACCGTACGCCAATCTTTACCATTCCGATCTCCCTCTTGCGCTTCAGAACAAGTATGGAGGGTGGTTAAATGCCAAGATGGC GAAACTGTTCACAGACTATGCCGACTTCTGTTTTAAGACTTTTGGCGACCGTGTAAAGCATTGGTTTACATTCAATGAGCCAAGGATAGTAGCACTACTTGGTTATGACGCTGGGTCGATTCCTCCTCAAAGGTGTACCAAATGCTCTGCTGGTGGGAATTCAGCAACGGAACCTTATATCGTTGCTCATAATTTTCTCTTGTCACATGCTGCTGCTGTGTCAAGATACCGTAACAAGTATCAG GCTGCTCAGAAAGGAAAGGTTGGAATAGTTCTGGACTTCAATTGGTATGAAGCTCTCACAAACTCAACCGAAGACCAAGCAGCGGCTCAAAGAGCAAGGGATTTCCATGTTGGTTG GTTTGCTGATCCATTAATAAATGGACATTATCCACAGATAATGCAAGATATTGTGAAAGAGAGGCTGCCCAAGTTTACTCCGGAGCAAGCTAAGTTGGTCAAGGGCTCAGCGGATTACATTGGGATCAATCAATACACCGCTAGCTACGTGAAGGGCCAGAAACTGCTCCAGCAGAAGCCTACTAGCTACTCAGCTGATTGGCAGGTTCAATATGTTT TAGAACGGAACGGCAAACCGATCGGACCACAG GCGAATTCAAAGTGGCTTTACATCGTCCCAGAAGGGATGTACGGTTGTGTGAACTATCTGAAGCACAAGTATGGAAATCCAACAGTTTTCATAACCGAGAACG GAATGGATCAGCCAGGAAACTTGACTCGTGGCCAGTACCTGCACGACACCACAAGGGTGCAATTCTACAAAGGCTACCTCGCTGAGCTGAGGAAAGCCATCGATGACGGCGCCGACGTGGCTGGCTACTTCGCTTGGTCTCTCCTCGACAACTTCGAGTGGCAGTCAGGTTACACGTCCAAGTTTGGAATCGTCTACGTCGACTTCAGCACGCCCAAGCTCGAACGACACCCCAAGGCGTCAGCCTACTGGTTCAGAGACATGCTCCAGAAACACTTATGA